In one Acidaminococcales bacterium genomic region, the following are encoded:
- a CDS encoding helix-turn-helix domain-containing protein: MDGDFLRKFMASKGYGMTKLARACKISRSALYRKVGGKTSFTVREAGMLARVLAMSAEEVARIFFAR, encoded by the coding sequence TTGGACGGGGATTTTTTGCGCAAGTTTATGGCATCTAAAGGTTACGGCATGACAAAGTTGGCGCGGGCCTGCAAAATCAGCAGAAGCGCTTTGTACCGCAAGGTCGGCGGCAAAACATCTTTTACGGTCAGGGAGGCCGGCATGTTGGCGCGGGTGCTGGCTATGTCGGCTGAAGAGGTGGCGAGGATTTTTTTTGCCCGTTAA
- a CDS encoding helix-turn-helix domain-containing protein → MDIKHRIYSRRKQLDLTLEEVAQVAGVGKSTVRKWETGEIDNMKLDKIELLAKALRTSPAWLMGWEGGRQPAQGGAFGKKLAGLRAEKSLTQKDLAIALKTEQQTISDWETGRAEPDHAALVMVAEHFGVSIDFLLDRTSVRAPIATIAAHMINPRGELTSEEEEELTEYLKFMREKTARKKRGT, encoded by the coding sequence ATGGACATTAAACATCGGATATACAGCAGAAGAAAACAACTGGATTTGACGTTGGAAGAAGTGGCGCAAGTGGCCGGCGTAGGAAAAAGCACGGTCCGCAAATGGGAAACGGGCGAAATCGACAACATGAAGCTTGACAAGATAGAACTGTTGGCCAAAGCCCTGCGCACCAGCCCCGCTTGGCTCATGGGCTGGGAGGGCGGCCGGCAGCCGGCGCAAGGCGGCGCTTTTGGCAAAAAACTGGCCGGGCTGCGCGCGGAAAAAAGCCTGACGCAAAAAGATCTGGCCATCGCCCTGAAAACCGAACAGCAAACCATAAGCGATTGGGAAACGGGCCGGGCCGAGCCTGACCACGCGGCGTTAGTCATGGTTGCCGAACACTTCGGCGTCTCCATTGACTTTCTGCTTGACCGCACCAGCGTGCGCGCCCCGATTGCCACCATCGCCGCGCACATGATCAATCCCCGGGGCGAACTCACCTCTGAAGAAGAAGAAGAACTGACCGAATACTTGAAATTCATGCGGGAGAAAACCGCCAGAAAAAAGCGCGGCACATAA
- a CDS encoding cation transporter, with amino-acid sequence MCRRRQPTAPAAWPKAVKKPADNLHPFGYGREQYFCAFMVPAALFLLGGCFAVTEAAEKMSSPPLLPALCGRLCPCSPFPSYWNVAPFSQPYKETAKAKAAAACCPP; translated from the coding sequence TTGTGCCGCCGCCGACAACCAACTGCTCCTGCCGCTTGGCCAAAAGCAGTCAAAAAACCCGCCGACAACCTGCATCCGTTTGGCTATGGGCGGGAACAATATTTTTGCGCTTTCATGGTACCGGCAGCGCTGTTTTTGCTTGGCGGCTGCTTCGCCGTCACGGAAGCTGCGGAGAAAATGTCCTCGCCGCCGCTTCTCCCGGCCCTTTGTGGCCGGCTTTGCCCATGCTCGCCTTTTCCTTCCTATTGGAATGTTGCTCCTTTTTCGCAGCCTTATAAAGAAACGGCAAAAGCTAAAGCGGCGGCAGCCTGCTGTCCGCCATGA